The Primulina eburnea isolate SZY01 chromosome 13, ASM2296580v1, whole genome shotgun sequence genome includes a region encoding these proteins:
- the LOC140810946 gene encoding uncharacterized protein isoform X2, producing the protein MEELELGLLKEKPRNHLDMRHRLDSKGQREGKLIDYRVSELRVVELLDGLCEKMQDYTLEKVNSGREEWIKVNNWDNFETSNKQEARAYSKDISTFCGRLLEETEDELSEAIKKGSIQVGEVSKVLCHDLSRYCSRTGGIQEAEDDDETSDGEL; encoded by the exons ATG GAGGAGCTGGAGCTCGGACTCTTGAAA GAAAAACCAAGAAACCACTTGGACATGAGACATCGGCTGGACTCTAAAGGTCAGCGTGAAGGAAAGCTAATTGATTACAG AGTCAGCGAGTTAAGGGTTGTTGAACTTCTGGATGGGCTCTGTGAGAAGATGCAGGATTATACTCTTGAAAAG GTTAACTCAGGCAGGGAAGAGTGGATCAAAGTGAATAACTGGGACAATTTTGAAACTA GCAATAAACAAGAAGCTCGAGCGTATTCAAAAGACATATCAACTTTCTGCGGAAG GCTACTCGAGGAAACAGAGGACGAG TTGTCTGAAGCAATAAAGAAAGGTTCAATTCAAGTTGGAGAAGTCAGCAAGGTTTTATGCCACGATCTCAGCAGATATTGTAGTAGAACAGG CGGTATACAGGAAGCAGAAGACGATGATGAAACTAGTGACGGAGAACTCTGA
- the LOC140810946 gene encoding uncharacterized protein isoform X1, translated as MVIFYSKSTFFIVIAILASTAGGIDDKCAACNAIAEELELGLLKEKPRNHLDMRHRLDSKGQREGKLIDYRVSELRVVELLDGLCEKMQDYTLEKVNSGREEWIKVNNWDNFETSNKQEARAYSKDISTFCGRLLEETEDELSEAIKKGSIQVGEVSKVLCHDLSRYCSRTGGIQEAEDDDETSDGEL; from the exons ATGgtgattttttattcaaaatctaCTTTCTTTATAGTTATTGCAATTTTAGCATCAACTGCCGGTGGTATCGACGATAAATGCGCTGCTTGCAATGCAATTGCT GAGGAGCTGGAGCTCGGACTCTTGAAA GAAAAACCAAGAAACCACTTGGACATGAGACATCGGCTGGACTCTAAAGGTCAGCGTGAAGGAAAGCTAATTGATTACAG AGTCAGCGAGTTAAGGGTTGTTGAACTTCTGGATGGGCTCTGTGAGAAGATGCAGGATTATACTCTTGAAAAG GTTAACTCAGGCAGGGAAGAGTGGATCAAAGTGAATAACTGGGACAATTTTGAAACTA GCAATAAACAAGAAGCTCGAGCGTATTCAAAAGACATATCAACTTTCTGCGGAAG GCTACTCGAGGAAACAGAGGACGAG TTGTCTGAAGCAATAAAGAAAGGTTCAATTCAAGTTGGAGAAGTCAGCAAGGTTTTATGCCACGATCTCAGCAGATATTGTAGTAGAACAGG CGGTATACAGGAAGCAGAAGACGATGATGAAACTAGTGACGGAGAACTCTGA